A window of Coturnix japonica isolate 7356 chromosome 2, Coturnix japonica 2.1, whole genome shotgun sequence contains these coding sequences:
- the LOC116653026 gene encoding oocyte zinc finger protein XlCOF15-like: MEPERALQAVPGHRIIHVGTGTVPVPLVSTAGHQPTTAPSTEPAGQHRGTDCPFGFSECGKSFQHRGNLITHLRVRTGERLFACSVCAKSFNQKGDLMRHQRTHMGEKPFECTVCGKSFCSKQTFMLHQRIHTGEKPFTCSDCGKRFNSKANFITHQKIHHGERPFVCTDCGKSFKYKGNLRTHRLTRTVQRVYPCTECGRVFRHRKELSGHQGAHAGVRVLSCYRPLFPEHPLLVPRTQMQLPLSKCE, translated from the coding sequence aTGGAACCAGAGAGggccctgcaggctgtgcctggGCACCGCATCATCCATGTGGGCACGGGCACAGTGCCTGTCCCACTGGTGAGCACCGCTGGGCACCAACccaccacagcccccagcactgagccagcTGGGCAGCACCGGGGCACTGATTGTCCCTTTGGCTTCAGCGAGTGTGGGAAGAGCTTCCAGCACAGAGGGAACCTCATCACCCACCTGCGTGTGCGCACCGGGGAGCGGCTGTTTGCATGCAGCGTCTGCGCAAAGAGCTTCAATCAGAAGGGTGACCTGATGCGGCACCAACGCACCCACATGGGCGAGAAGCCCTTTGAGTGCACTGTCTGTGGGAAGAGCTTCTGCTCCAAGCAGACCTTCATGCTGCACCAACGCATCCACACTGGGGAGAAGCCCTTCACCTGCAGTGACTGCGGGAAGAGATTCAATAGCAAGGCCAACTTCATCACGCACCAGAAGATCCACCACGGTGAGCGGCCCTTCGTCTGCACCGACTGTGGGAAGAGCTTCAAGTACAAAGGAAACCTGCGGACGCACCGCCTGACGCGCACGGTGCAGCGCGTCTACCCCTGCACCGAGTGCGGCCGGGTCTTCAGGCACAGGAAGGAGCTGAGCGGGCACCAAGGCGCGCACGCCGGGGTGAGGGTCCTGTCCTGCTACCGCCCCTTATTCCCCGAGCATCCGCTGCTCGTGCCCCGCACGCAGATGCAGCTGCCGCTCTCCAAGTGCGAATAG